The sequence TTGGTATAAAAACTCCATACAAAACACTATACAAGCTGCCAAAAACGCAGCGGTTACGACGCTCTCTCTTAAACTAAAAATTTCACACGGCTACCGTGTGAAACAAGGCCACTTTTCGGAAAGTTTTCCTCCAGTTTTGTgcataaacatataaacattacACAGTCTGCTTAGTGATTATGACACGGTTATTTCCTCGTCCTCTGATTCTGAGAAGTCTGAGTGCTTGCTGGAGATAGAAGGCGAAGTGAAATGTAAATCTACGTTGAGCTCGTGATCCCCGCGAGCCTGATAAAAAGGCGCGCGCGGGCTTTCTCTCAGAGCCGCGTCTGTCTCAAACTTTTTTCCAACGTCGCTCAGGTCAGGATTAGGGTTCATTTTCGTCGGTAATGTTTGTTCCCTGCAACCTCCTGACGACAGAAGCTCTCTTTCTTTGGAATTGCGCCATTTCATTCTTCGGTTTTGGAACCAAATTTTAACCTGATGAGAAAGAGTTCGCAAGACATGAGCACACAGAGTTTACCTCAGACACCCACAAAGGTacgataaaaaatgtgtttatggaCCACATCAGCTTACCTGAGAGTCTTTAAGGCCAAGTTTGGTCGCAAGTTTCTTTCTGTCTGGTTTGCTGATGTACTTCTGTTTCTGAAACATCTTCTCCAGCGCTTTTCGCTGCACGTCAGAGAAGACGGCCCGTCGAAGCATCCCTCTCCTCGGTTTCCCTCGAGTCGTGAGGGGCCATGCGAAAGTCCCGGGAATTGGCACTGCTGAAGACGATGCTATAGGAAACAACCAA is a genomic window of Carassius auratus strain Wakin unplaced genomic scaffold, ASM336829v1 scaf_tig00011930, whole genome shotgun sequence containing:
- the LOC113073325 gene encoding homeobox protein DBX1-B, which produces MMLPSVIAPPAMYPNFLRPSAALSLPSTLHSAFTTHSSFLVEDLLRISRPATFMHRSIPSPSASPPAIGATTLNNSSAVHVAMSTSLPKRSSSPQTSIPNDPNYLKFGVNAILASTTRNASPPPSVQGMNVKTFPFPCFDASFHPFIRASYFPASSSAVPIPGTFAWPLTTRGKPRRGMLRRAVFSDVQRKALEKMFQKQKYISKPDRKKLATKLGLKDSQVKIWFQNRRMKWRNSKERELLSSGGCREQTLPTKMNPNPDLSDVGKKFETDAALRESPRAPFYQARGDHELNVDLHFTSPSISSKHSDFSESEDEEITVS